Within Spinacia oleracea cultivar Varoflay chromosome 4, BTI_SOV_V1, whole genome shotgun sequence, the genomic segment CAGATGAGTGGTGATCCAGGAATCTCAGCATTTCCTGAAGAAGACAACATATTCAATTGGAAAGGAACAATTCATGGAAGCAATGAAACAGTTTTTGAAGGCACAGAATATAAACTTGCTCTTAGTTTTCCAGCTGATTATCCATTTAAACCTCCAAAGGTCAAGTTTGAGACTGGTTGTTTCCACCCTAATGTTGATGTTTTTGGTAACATCTGCTTGGATATTCTTCAGGTACATTTCATCAATTCTTGTTCATAATTGACAATACAAGTTTTACTGTTACCTGATTCGCTACCTAATTTGCTAATTCGCTTTCATAATTGACAAAGATGTACaattttcatgttataattcgCTTTCATAATTGACAAAGATGTACaattttcatgttataattcgCTTTTTTGGTTCATGGTTCGTTGGATGATTAGAGAATTAGGCACTAacttaaaatcatgaattgatTCGCTAGTATGTGACTGGGTTTGGGTTTTGCAATTCGCTACCTAATTTGCTAAATTAGACCAAAAATGTACAATTTTATTATTGTAATTCGCCTTTTGGTTTGTGGGATGATTAGAGAACTAGGTACATTTCAATTCTTGTTCATAATTGACAATACAAGTCTACACTGTTACATGATTCGCTAGAATGTGACTGGGTTTGGGTTCATGATTCGCTACCTAATTCGCTATGGGTTTGGGTTTATGATTCGCTAAATTAGAAAAAAAGGGCACAattttcatgttgtaattcgcTTTTTGGTTCATGGGATGATTAAAGAATTAGGTAACACTGGGTTTGGGTTCATGATTCGCTACCTAATTTGCTAAATTAGACCAAAATGTACAATTTTCATGTTGTAATTGGCTTTTCGGTTCATGGGATGATTAGAGAATTAGCCATTAGGGTAACACTGGTCGGACCACAACCGCGAACTGCCACTAACTTATAATCATGAATTTGTGCAGGATAAATGGTCATCTGCTTATGATGTGAGAACCATATTGTTATCAATCCAAAGTCTACTTGGAGGTATACTtacttaaaaattaaaatagcacATTATTTGGGAATGTTAATTGTGCCTTCTATTTTTAGCAGTGATTAATTAACTTCTAATTTCCTGGTTGTGAATTCAGAGCCTAATACCAGCTCACCATTAAACACACAAGCAGCAGCACTTTGGAGCAATCAAGAAGGTTGGTGATTTTGGGTTGTTGaatttaataacaataataataaataattattattaatataataatgtataaattttgactaatattttgaattttgttggtTTGCAGAGTATAGAAAAATGGTGGAAAAGCATTACAAGCCATCAACAGCATAGATTGTGGGGTGTGTTAGATGGGTTTAGAGATGGATGATGATAAGGTTGGGTGGTTTGGGAGCACAAATGATGAATTGTTGAATTGAAAAAGACATAAATTCTTTCTGTTTTCAATCATTGTGCCAATCATTTGATGTAACACAAAGTGAAAAAGAAAGCTTCTTTTTTTAATGGAATTTCACATTTTTTgtctaataatattattattggttCTTTCTCTCTTCATCTTTCTAGTTTATACTACTAATTAACCAGAAAAGTTTATCCTATGCAAACGATGCTTCAATTGCAATCAATTCTTCTCATGTACTGCAATTTAAATACATGAATGATCATGTTTAAGTCCTTCGATAACATGATCAACTTCGAGGTGAATGTTAACAAGGTGGTATGTTGTGTTCGCTTATGAACTTGTCTCGATATGATAACCTACATTGACTTATGCTACATGATGATCAACCTATATTGACTTATTGAGATTGTGAGTAGGCTAATGTTGTTTGTAGGAATTCTAAGGCCATATGTACATGAATTAAGTTGGTTTTATAATCTTCGGGATTCCCTTGCAATGACGGATTCATAAAAGTTTACCTTTGATGAAAGAAAACAATTCCTTCTTTCGGAATTAGTTGTCATCCAAGAATAGGAAAAATTCCGGGTGGAGGGAGTAAGTGAACATCTCTACTCCTCACAAGATTCCGGATGGAGGGAGTTCGCTAATTTATAGTAGTTGGGTTACTTAAAATGGTTAAACTTTTAATTCCGGTCGGAGTGAGTACGTGAACATCACTATTCGTcacaagaaagaaagaaaaacaatGGGATTACAATTTACAATCCATTTGTGTTTAAAGATAGCAGGGCCGGGCTTCAGCAGGGCCTAGCCTGGCCGAATCTAAGCCTAAATTTACTGAATTTAGTTTGTTTTGTCGTGGCAGACCTGACCTTATCGTGCTTTCCCCCAAAACATGGCCTAAGCCCGACCCCTAACTTCATGTCGGGCCTCACACCGGACCGGCCCAAAACTATCTTTACCTGCGTTGAACAACATTCGTATTCGAATTGAGGTTGTGGAGCCTTCAGAGGCCATGTAAAGGCCATGTAAGTATTCAGCAGAAATCTAGGTTTTCAACTTAAGATTCAAGCGCCAGTATCTGAACTGTTAAAAATGATGAACTATCTGAAATTCAAGCTAATAcagatttgtacttgtatctaATTCAAGACTCAAATTAATATCATCCTAAACTTAACAAACAcacaataaaacaaatataatgaTACAAAAAGGGTGACAAAGAGATTATTGTATCCACAATTGTCTACAATTGTCTTTGTTCTTCTTGTCCAAAGTCAAATCTCGAGCTAAGGTGAAGTGAGTTGCCTCAAGTTAAACTTCGACAGCTCTTTGTATTTCTCTACGACACCAATCAAGCACACGGTCTGCAGAAAGCAAAGTCGAAAAATAAGAATCAGGAGGATTTAAGGAAAGAACTAGTAATGCACGGTTTCATtagaaaaaataacaattagtGATTCAAATGTTACATTAATATGAGTGGTAATGGATAATTTCAAAGCGGACATtagttaataatattaattttcaatgCCAACAACTCAAAAAGGAGTTGTATTTAgatgtaattaaaaaaaaagggagtCACTTCGTAATTTACTCTGCATTAAATATTTTGAAATCATTATTGTTtccaagaaacataaatgagtGGTTGCACTTAATttctaaaaaaacattaaattaaaatatgaataaaaggaaaaaaactgcgctatagtataatatatagatatagaCTAGAACAAATAACATATTCTTTATGTACCTTGACAATTTGGACAATTATAGTCTTGTCTGGATTTTTGAGATCTACTTTGTGTGGTTCAGGAACAGATTTCGCAACAGCGTCTATTATCTTCATCCTCTCGATGCCAGAATTGGCACGTGCATCGTATTGAACAGCAAACTGAAGAAAAGAATCCAAAACAAATCAGTTATCTGATTTATAAGAGGTCCACAAGAACATCATTATTAAAGTTGATGGAACTCTAAGAAGCACCAATTTCAACTTTCTAGCTAAAAAAATTTGCAGATAGGTATATTCCCATGTCAATTACTCCATAGTTAAAAACCCACAGTTCATCTACATTCGAATACACGACGAAGAAGAAGTCACGCCATCAGTAAGCTGGCATTGTTTGTGAAGTTCAACATGCATAACATTGGCTcctaggctccgtttggtttggcgTAAAATGTTTTAgtgaaaaatgattttccatggaaaacctTTTTCAAGGaataacacaattccaaactagttttactttgtttggttccttacaagaaaattaatagaaaagaggaaaatgggagaaaatgGGTGAATATTGAtgggaagaaggaagatgaaggtaaggaggaaagatggaaaagtggttttcccgtcctttcaaatggaaaatgtttttctaCCTTTGTGGGGAGTTATTGAAATTTGTTTTCCATCccttgccaaaccaaacaacgtaaaatgattgaaaagaggAAAATCGTTTTGCATGAAAAcattttacaccctaccaaactGAAATCAGCCTGCACATAATACTGTATTTGAAGCATATATGGGGAAGTACCTTAACCGGTGTTCCACTGTTGACAGGGAAGTATTGTTCAATAAGTGGCTTGATAGCTCTAGAGATTTCCTCTTCAGAAGAATAGCACGAGACTTCTACTGGTAGCACTCTCAGAAGAAACCTATAAAAATGAAAATCTTAGTGAATTTCACAACAAAAAAACTACTCATTTGCTTGTTAAATAATGatgttatttatatatataaaaaaacccCTAAAGTTGAACCTTGACATATGCTTCTTTGTTCTTGAAGCAGATTCCATCAGATGCTGTCCAATTTCTCCAGGGCTAGGGTCTCCATCCCTTTTACGCATTTGGACAATGACAACACCATTACAGCCAGTATCAATCTTGGAGAAACGCCGCTGGTTCAACATAAATTTTGTTGCTTCAAATACAAATTTGATAGAaacatatttaaaatatttagctTTACAGAAGCGGTTGGGACttgcggggggggggggggggggggggggggaggggggcgGTTTTTCCTGGTTATCACATTAACTCACCTTGCTCTTATCTCCTAATTCTTTGAGTTCAGCTTCAATTAACCTATCAACAGACATCTCTGCATTTTGATGATTGCTTTCTAACTTCTTGGTATCACAACACTGTTTCTTTTCTAGTGGTTCTTCATTCTCCTTGCTCTTTCCATCTTCTAGTTTAGCAACTTCTTCATCATCACCAGCAACTTGTCCAGATCCAACACCATGCAACTCCTCCTTCTCCTTGCTTTTATCTTCATCAGCTAGTTTAGCAACTTCCCCAACATCGCCAGCAACTTGTCCAGATCCAATCTCAACCAACTGATCATCCTTCTTAGCAGGATCAGTATTTTCTTCCACCGAACTTCCATTATTTGTACCCTCTTCTGCAACTTTTTCTGACTGGTTATCTTTCTCATTCTCGTCATCATCTTCGTCATTATCAGAAGAATCAGAGTAAGtaaactttatttttttgttcgCAGGTTTCTCTGGTTTCGCGGCCGGGTTAGAATCTGAATCCTTGCCATCGATCAGCTCTTCTAAAATCTAAAACAAAACCAAGATAGTACTCTTCAGgatcaaaaaggaaaaagaaaaaaaaaccagaaAAGATGCAGCTACTTTTAAGTATATAAACATTTAAGTATTGAGGACATAAGACACTCCAGTTACTTCTTGTTTTTGTGCATTTTTATGCATAAATGGAAGTACAAAGAACAAGAAGCAAGCAAGACTTGATAAATTTCAAATATCGAACAGTATGTGAGTGTCTGTGTATGTGCCAATTAAGGTCCAATATGAAACAGCTGCTTTGCAATTTTTCCTGTACAATTTATGATCTGTTGTCTGTTAGTTTAACCATAATTTTTTTGGCAGTTGACAAACTCTCATTAATAGTGTTCTTGTGTCCAACACTTCCTTGATTCTTGTAAAATGACTTTTAGAAATATCCCAACACATTTCTTCCTTGACAATTAGAGCAGTTGTCTACCCTAAGAAACAATTGTAGTGCTTGGAAACTGTGTTTGTAGGGAAACCTCGTGatggatttttattttaaaattttatacttAGAATACTGAGTTTGGACCAGTCAAAGTGTCAAACCAATGAGAAATGCCCAGTCTATTGCTCTAACAGTCTAACCTCTTCATGCAACGCTGCAAGCATACGACTTAAGTTCTTTAAATTAATACCCATTATAGGTAGCATAGATAAAAAAGGTCCACATTAAGCATGATCAGAAGATTCAGAACCCATACCTACTCAATATTTCTCAAACACTCGGTTCACAAATATTCAACCAGTTACTCTTTTCGACAGTTTGACAAGCTCTCTTTGCTGTTTTCCCCCCTCTTTTCATCACTCTCCTTTCCTCAGTTTTAAAACAATtgttcattatcattaccccattgcctcaaagaggctcccatAAGAAGCGGGGTAGgggggggtcgggtgtacgcaaccttacccctgcaatttcagagaggttgtttccaattgacccaaaagcgataatgAGACaacaacgggacgaccatcttctacttcatggaaagaaagcaaagaggttttaagagccattttgatttagtccattacatcccacagccaaaagaataaatgaatctttggctccatcggaaatggacaaTTTTAAAACAATTGTTCTATTTAAAGAAAATTCCCTAACACGTTATTTCCATCATCATTCTTTCAGCCTAAAATACACTAATAACTCTTTGAAGCTCGCTAGTATATCACTAGCCTgaaacctttcaagttcaaaccaaCAATAAAGATCGCCGAAAATCAGCCCAACTTAGACTAGTACCCATGACCAGTTACTCAGCTAGTAAGGCTCACTAATCCAACCagttaatcacttaataaatATATCTAAGCACAAATCAAAATTAAACCACACCCACCAAGATTGTAATTTGcaagttcaaatcaaaccccATCAACAAATCATACAAAATAAAACCATAAAATTATTTGCAGAGCTAAGATTGTAATTACACCCACCAAGATTGTAATTTGCAAGTTCAAATAAAACCCCATCAACAAATCATACAAAATAAAACCATAAAATTATTTGCAGAGAgctaaattaacaaaattaacaaaatggaGGACATAAAAATTTAAGCTTCAACAATTAGGGTGCTAAAAATCTGTTCTTgcttaattaaactaaattaaaaaACCTTCCTGAATCTataaatcaaagaaaaaaaataaacaaaaaggaATACATACAGTATCAATGACATTGATGGCTTCCTGAGAAGCTTGGTGTTCTCTTCCACCATCACAGGTTATGAAGAACCCTTGGAATCCTGGTCTTAATGGGTTATACCCCTTCTTCTTCACTGGTTTCTGattaaaaaacacaaaaaccccacaaaaaatcaaaagaacaaaattagaacagttattaattaaaaaagagAGTTAAAATCAAGAGAATGAAATTGGGGAAATGGGGATTTTACGTTGTGGGGTAAGTAAGATCGTTTGCGCTTCTTGGGGTCGTTGGTGGTTGCAGATTTTGCTTGATTTTCAGCACCCATTGAAAGGGAAGTTGAGTGAAGAAGGTAAAAGGGGGGGAGAAATGAAAGAAGAGGGTTTTGGGAAAACTGCTTCAATTGGATTTTAGAGTCTAAATTATAAACGCATCGTTTTAAATTGGTTTTGGGTCGTGCTAAAACAAACCCAATACATGGAACGTGGGTTCGGGTGGAACAACACAAAGGATGTCGAGTTTAGAGAATGCTTAGCTCGAGCTCGGTTCGTTATCACCTGTATAGATATATGGTTGGGCATAAAATAATATACTTTTGTCGATTTGTAATGTTTGtagaattgtttgattttgaacaTTGGTAAATGCTTTGTTGTTCGAAGGATAGAAAATCAATGTAAAATATGTATATAACGAAtaaacacttttttttttttcatataatAAGAGGTAGATTTTATGAGTTACATTTAGGTCATTTGACAACTAATACACCATTTTGATTATTGGTTTATGTATATTGTCAATTTGGTAAGGAATGTTAGTATAGAGAAAGGAAAGGTCCATAAATTCAAGGCTAAGATTCGTTGGAGGTTAGCTTTCTCAACTTTAAGGTTTACGTAAGTTCAATTCACAAAtacaaatattttgaaataaGAAGAAAGGGTTAAGATTAATGAATTTTTATATGACGAGTGCATACGTTAAATAGCTTGTCAAATGTTGAAGTAATAACTTTTGttgtacaaacttttatataaggcggtcttacacaaaagaccaccttggtgtcatataagttaagcaatgaaaccaattagttaagaacttgaatcaattagttaaatactagaactaattagttaagcactaattAGTCCATGTGACTCCAACCTCTCACCCTAATGTGCCTTAGTGTGAGAACGGTGTGTGAACCTTAGAGAACGAATCCGCGAATACAACTGAGCACACTGATTGCGCCGAATTATTGTTTTCAAGTTAGTGGTTCCTAATTGCCACGACACACCAAATCCTTGTTTATCTATCCTTGATGAATTTCTTGTTCCTATTTTCTTAGTTGTGTAGCCTTGAAAACCTTATGTTTCCAACATCAACCACCGTGTTATGTTACATCATATGCTTATGAGTTATGTCGTTAACAAAATTAatactttattaaaaaaaaactcatgTTATTTGGTTGACAAAGGGAAAGCAGAGCTAAAGTTCACTAATATATGGACCTAATTTTAGTCAAGACAAAATCCACATTACTCCACGTTCTAATCATGTTCTTATATGGCGTCTTATATTCGACCCAAATCAATAGAAGCAACAACTTGACTATTATTTCATATCAATATTGAAGAGCTTTTTATGGGTCCAAATGCAGTTTACAACTCTTACAacactactccctctgtcccgaaatacttgacctgttttccttaccgggccgtcctttaatacttgacatgtttctaaaatggaaatattctaacaatattatattatttctcactccaaccctattaacccacctaccccctactccatacaaaaaataattaaaaattcaacaccTACTCTCCttcaaccccacctcttaacccacctcccactaactacattaaaataataccccactatcaactactacctattaaattaaataagtcaattcaagttccttaaactatgtgccggtcaaaccgggtcgagtattccgagacggagggagtatacgtTATTGTTCTCGGTGCGCTTAGAGCATCCAcaatggtaagctaatttgacaattagcttatcatgccacataagatttaaagctattttattgtctagctaatttgtgccccaatggctagcaactagcttgttatttaaatttattccacttgtccacttgtcaattaattatttggcGATTTTGAGAActagttgtcaagcaaattaactaatttgcttggcaaagctaatttgttattttcactccaatggtctagctattaacttgaaacttttataaatttcaagctagagactagctacaaccattggataTGCTCTTACGATGAGaaattattttcttaacataaatgtaactttccaacaaaaaaatcaCCTCATTAtgcaataatatatttttttgataatatctcaaaaaaaaaaaaaatgataatgtGTGCAAaaccttttga encodes:
- the LOC110783229 gene encoding ubiquitin-conjugating enzyme E2 20 translates to MSTINGSYSDNTPSTTPAGLPAKQNVAPVKAVDTQSVLKRLQSELMSLMMSGDPGISAFPEEDNIFNWKGTIHGSNETVFEGTEYKLALSFPADYPFKPPKVKFETGCFHPNVDVFGNICLDILQDKWSSAYDVRTILLSIQSLLGEPNTSSPLNTQAAALWSNQEEYRKMVEKHYKPSTA
- the LOC110783285 gene encoding uncharacterized protein — protein: MGAENQAKSATTNDPKKRKRSYLPHNKPVKKKGYNPLRPGFQGFFITCDGGREHQASQEAINVIDTILEELIDGKDSDSNPAAKPEKPANKKIKFTYSDSSDNDEDDDENEKDNQSEKVAEEGTNNGSSVEENTDPAKKDDQLVEIGSGQVAGDVGEVAKLADEDKSKEKEELHGVGSGQVAGDDEEVAKLEDGKSKENEEPLEKKQCCDTKKLESNHQNAEMSVDRLIEAELKELGDKSKRRFSKIDTGCNGVVIVQMRKRDGDPSPGEIGQHLMESASRTKKHMSRFLLRVLPVEVSCYSSEEEISRAIKPLIEQYFPVNSGTPVKFAVQYDARANSGIERMKIIDAVAKSVPEPHKVDLKNPDKTIIVQIVKTVCLIGVVEKYKELSKFNLRQLTSP